Proteins encoded by one window of Bacillus sp. DTU_2020_1000418_1_SI_GHA_SEK_038:
- a CDS encoding amidohydrolase family protein, with protein MSTFWLTNVRLEKGFIYDNDRIAGTETEICHLKIEDGKIAEITHTSPDSTESQFDANQHLLLPSLRDMHIHIDKTYYGGPWKACTPLTKGIFTRLEEEVELLPKLLPTAQERAEKMIELYLKNGHTHIRTHCNVDPIIGLKNLEATVNALEKYKDVLTYEIVAFPQHGLLKSDSVQLIRDAMKNGATLVGGVDPATVDRNIEKSLYTIFDIAVENNKGVDIHLHDPDSLGAFTFERMAHYTEEAGLKGKATISHGIALGDLQGESLSDMAAILKNQEIDVTTTIPINRPTIPVLDLDKLGVTVSVGHDSITDHWSPFGTGNTIQKLGRLAERFRLIDEYSLSSSLKYGTGGITPLNKEGERVWPKVGSEATMMLVDATCSAEAIARRATVESLFFKGKKVESKLSESTQTEPSTVR; from the coding sequence ATGTCAACTTTTTGGTTAACCAATGTACGCTTAGAGAAGGGCTTTATCTATGATAATGATCGAATTGCAGGAACCGAAACTGAAATATGCCATTTGAAAATTGAAGATGGAAAAATCGCAGAAATTACCCATACATCCCCAGACTCTACAGAAAGCCAATTTGATGCAAATCAGCATCTTCTTCTCCCATCATTAAGAGATATGCATATTCATATTGATAAAACTTATTACGGAGGACCTTGGAAAGCCTGTACTCCGCTTACTAAAGGGATTTTTACTAGATTAGAAGAAGAAGTAGAACTTCTTCCTAAGCTTTTACCAACCGCCCAGGAACGTGCGGAAAAAATGATTGAATTATATTTAAAAAATGGCCATACCCATATACGTACCCACTGTAATGTTGATCCCATTATTGGATTAAAAAACTTAGAAGCAACTGTAAACGCTCTGGAAAAATACAAAGATGTTCTTACTTATGAAATCGTTGCCTTTCCACAGCATGGATTGCTAAAGAGTGACTCCGTACAATTAATCCGGGATGCGATGAAAAATGGAGCAACGTTGGTTGGTGGAGTTGATCCAGCTACAGTAGACCGAAACATCGAGAAATCATTATACACAATATTTGATATTGCAGTTGAAAACAATAAAGGCGTTGATATTCATCTTCACGATCCAGATTCATTAGGTGCCTTTACTTTCGAAAGAATGGCTCATTATACAGAGGAAGCTGGACTTAAAGGCAAGGCAACTATAAGTCATGGGATCGCATTAGGTGACCTGCAAGGGGAATCCCTTTCCGATATGGCAGCCATTTTGAAGAATCAAGAAATTGATGTGACAACTACCATACCAATTAATCGACCTACAATTCCAGTGCTAGATCTCGATAAATTAGGAGTTACTGTTTCTGTTGGACATGATAGCATTACCGACCATTGGTCACCTTTTGGAACAGGAAATACGATTCAAAAGCTTGGCAGGCTAGCTGAAAGATTCAGGCTAATTGATGAGTATTCCTTATCCTCCTCCTTGAAATACGGAACTGGAGGCATTACCCCGTTAAATAAAGAAGGTGAAAGAGTATGGCCTAAGGTCGGATCAGAAGCAACGATGATGTTAGTTGATGCTACTTGTTCCGCCGAGGCGATAGCGAGACGGGCAACAGTGGAATCATTGTTTTTTAAAGGGAAAAAGGTGGAAAGCAAATTATCGGAATCAACTCAAACAGAGCCATCCACGGTTAGATAA
- a CDS encoding NCS1 family transporter, whose protein sequence is MGQNSTEIAKGSRRESLNPVSSENRIFGLTTYITLWISSMVVIQIFMVGQSFLPPAGKLNIFQAGVVTVISALFIGLLFVINSRPGIKYGIPFIVQARSSFGYNGARIASLIRVLPAVFWYGIGSWIGASAMEFVTQTIWGWGNIWVYFILFQVVQTFIAYFGMNTIKWFDSILSVVVLGFLIYITIQLINAGGLKIANTWNTSGSWGMPFFAAITASVGILITAAINNGDLSRYLENKPGYNAIGHFVGIVPMFIIILGIGVLSAAATGIWDPVQALVSVIPNPIVAVAMMIFIIVAQITTNLTINIKPPAIVLMETFNITWGLSVIIVGLLSIVTFPWLLISSSVFNTFISFYSAFLGPLLGILIADYYFIHKQKFNVESLYNKTIKYNWLGLGSLLIGGIIGVIFLPISWMVSMPISALLYWAGYQYLPNYKSKNASNGVDITY, encoded by the coding sequence ATGGGGCAGAATTCTACGGAAATTGCGAAAGGTTCAAGAAGAGAATCTCTAAATCCAGTATCGAGTGAGAATAGAATTTTTGGGCTAACAACCTATATTACCCTTTGGATTTCGTCTATGGTAGTTATCCAAATTTTTATGGTTGGCCAGTCGTTTTTGCCGCCTGCAGGGAAGTTGAATATATTTCAAGCAGGGGTTGTTACTGTTATTTCTGCTTTGTTTATTGGTTTGCTGTTTGTGATTAATTCAAGGCCCGGAATCAAATATGGGATTCCGTTCATTGTTCAAGCACGATCTTCATTTGGATATAACGGGGCAAGGATTGCTTCATTAATAAGGGTTTTACCTGCTGTATTTTGGTATGGAATTGGATCTTGGATTGGTGCTTCAGCGATGGAATTTGTTACACAAACAATTTGGGGATGGGGCAATATTTGGGTTTATTTTATTTTATTTCAAGTAGTTCAGACGTTTATTGCCTATTTTGGGATGAATACAATTAAGTGGTTTGACTCCATTTTGTCTGTTGTTGTCCTTGGCTTCTTAATTTATATAACAATTCAGCTTATTAATGCAGGTGGGCTAAAAATAGCAAATACGTGGAATACAAGTGGGAGCTGGGGGATGCCATTTTTTGCAGCGATTACAGCATCTGTCGGAATTTTGATTACAGCTGCAATCAATAATGGGGATTTAAGTAGATATCTTGAAAATAAACCAGGTTACAATGCAATTGGGCACTTTGTTGGGATAGTACCAATGTTTATCATCATACTTGGAATAGGGGTATTATCTGCTGCTGCTACCGGGATATGGGATCCGGTGCAAGCACTAGTTTCAGTTATTCCAAACCCTATTGTTGCAGTTGCAATGATGATTTTTATTATCGTTGCTCAAATCACTACTAATTTAACCATTAATATTAAGCCACCTGCAATAGTATTAATGGAAACATTTAATATTACTTGGGGATTGTCAGTTATTATTGTGGGATTGTTAAGTATTGTCACTTTCCCATGGCTATTAATTTCAAGCTCTGTCTTTAACACTTTCATCTCGTTCTATTCTGCATTTCTTGGACCATTGTTAGGTATCCTTATTGCGGATTACTATTTTATCCATAAACAAAAATTTAACGTTGAATCACTTTACAATAAAACAATTAAATATAATTGGTTAGGGCTCGGCTCGCTTCTCATAGGTGGAATTATTGGTGTGATCTTTTTACCGATTTCCTGGATGGTCAGCATGCCAATCAGTGCATTGCTTTACTGGGCTGGTTATCAATATCTTCCTAATTATAAATCGAAGAATGCAAGTAATGGGGTTGATATAACATATTAA
- a CDS encoding glutathione ABC transporter substrate-binding protein — MRNAILLVFIGLMMLFASACSTQEKTSKDTEEKTEVAEKGGTLTVVSLSDATKLDPHFITNIPSANIIYQKVYETLVEPDKDMNIQPLLATEWNVLNDTTWEFKLKEGITFHDGTPFNAEAVKATFDRLLDPNTGSPQREKLGMINEIKIVDDFTVQFILDYPYSPLLSILASNEGSIISPKALAENPEKLAEHPVGTGPFVFEKWESGKEISLKKNESYWGKKPNIDGVVFKVVPEDATRLAMVETGEAHINDQVPVTEIERIEASSTMGLYRTEGLAVEYIGFNTKKKPLDDVKVRKAISHAIEREAIIKGVYNNVGTLANAAMSPKVFGHSDKVKPYDYDLNEAKKLLKEAGHEEGLTLNLLTNDRKERINMAEVIQSQLKGIGVEVKIQVMEYGSYIDMIGKSEHDLFIGGWGNATGDGDYNQYNLFHSISQGAPGNHFYYSNPEVDKIIDEARQETDEATRKQLYEKAMQIELDEAVYVPIRNYEHLANYNKNSISGLWLNPVNYLMIDDIVIK, encoded by the coding sequence ATGCGAAATGCGATTTTACTTGTTTTTATTGGATTAATGATGTTATTTGCTTCTGCATGTTCGACTCAGGAAAAGACTTCGAAAGATACGGAAGAGAAAACGGAAGTAGCAGAAAAAGGAGGAACTCTTACTGTTGTCAGTCTTTCAGATGCAACAAAATTAGACCCTCATTTTATTACAAATATTCCTTCCGCCAACATTATTTATCAGAAAGTATATGAAACATTGGTGGAGCCAGATAAAGACATGAACATTCAACCGCTTTTAGCAACTGAGTGGAATGTTCTAAATGATACAACTTGGGAGTTTAAGTTAAAAGAAGGTATTACTTTTCATGACGGGACTCCATTTAATGCCGAAGCAGTAAAAGCAACATTTGATCGTTTACTAGATCCTAACACTGGGTCACCGCAACGTGAGAAATTAGGGATGATTAATGAAATTAAAATTGTAGATGATTTTACAGTACAATTTATACTTGACTATCCTTATTCTCCGCTTCTTTCTATCTTGGCAAGTAATGAGGGAAGTATCATTAGTCCGAAAGCATTAGCCGAGAATCCAGAAAAATTAGCGGAGCATCCAGTAGGTACTGGCCCGTTTGTGTTTGAAAAATGGGAGTCAGGAAAGGAAATTTCCTTAAAGAAAAATGAGAGCTATTGGGGCAAAAAGCCAAATATTGATGGTGTTGTATTCAAGGTTGTTCCTGAAGACGCTACACGTTTAGCGATGGTTGAAACAGGTGAAGCCCACATTAACGACCAAGTACCTGTAACGGAAATTGAACGTATTGAAGCATCAAGTACGATGGGACTTTACCGTACAGAGGGACTTGCTGTTGAATATATTGGCTTTAATACGAAGAAAAAACCGTTAGATGATGTGAAAGTACGTAAAGCAATTAGTCATGCTATCGAAAGAGAAGCCATTATTAAAGGCGTTTATAATAACGTAGGTACACTTGCAAATGCTGCAATGAGCCCAAAGGTGTTTGGCCACAGTGATAAGGTGAAGCCGTATGACTATGATTTAAATGAGGCTAAAAAATTATTAAAAGAAGCTGGCCATGAAGAGGGACTAACACTTAATTTACTAACAAATGACAGAAAAGAACGTATTAATATGGCTGAAGTTATCCAATCTCAATTAAAAGGAATTGGGGTTGAGGTGAAAATTCAAGTGATGGAATATGGTTCGTATATTGATATGATTGGAAAATCTGAGCATGACTTGTTTATCGGAGGCTGGGGAAATGCGACAGGAGATGGAGATTACAATCAATATAATTTATTCCACTCTATATCACAGGGAGCTCCTGGAAACCATTTCTACTATAGCAATCCAGAAGTAGACAAAATCATCGATGAAGCTCGTCAAGAAACAGACGAAGCAACTCGTAAGCAACTATATGAGAAGGCTATGCAAATTGAATTGGATGAAGCGGTTTATGTTCCAATCCGTAACTATGAGCATTTAGCTAATTACAATAAAAACAGCATAAGTGGTTTGTGGTTAAACCCAGTAAACTACTTGATGATCGATGATATCGTAATTAAATAA
- a CDS encoding DHCW motif cupin fold protein, producing the protein MKIIDVPFSTIAWNSIEPKWDEGETGKASSKTFEIGNLRVRMIEYSPGYLADHWCSRGHVVLVLEGELGIELADGRIFQLNTGMSFQVAEGAEAHRLSAESGAKVFIVD; encoded by the coding sequence ATGAAAATAATTGACGTACCATTCAGTACTATTGCTTGGAATTCTATTGAACCTAAGTGGGACGAAGGGGAGACAGGGAAGGCTTCATCGAAAACTTTCGAAATTGGCAATTTACGTGTAAGAATGATAGAGTACTCACCTGGATACCTTGCCGATCATTGGTGTAGTCGGGGACATGTAGTTTTAGTTCTAGAAGGAGAATTGGGAATTGAACTAGCTGATGGTCGTATTTTTCAGTTAAACACAGGAATGAGTTTTCAGGTTGCAGAAGGTGCTGAAGCCCATAGGTTATCTGCTGAATCTGGAGCTAAAGTATTTATTGTTGATTAG
- a CDS encoding aspartate/glutamate racemase family protein: MKIKVINPNTTWEMTKGIENAAKSVARSDTQIIAVSPQMGPASIESYYDEYLCIPGVLEEIKKGEEEGVDGFVIACWGDPGLQAAREVTDKPVVGIAEASVYLASMLAARFSVVTVLPRIKTMLEDLVDSYGVSKRVLNIRTTPMCVLDFERDPEAGMEMLRQEGKKAVEEDKAEAILLGCAGMAEFADNLEKELGVPVIDGVVAAVKFAESIVDLGKKTSKLKTYKYPEKKTFVGALEKFGKSQSTIK, encoded by the coding sequence ATGAAAATTAAAGTGATTAATCCGAATACAACGTGGGAAATGACGAAAGGTATTGAAAATGCTGCAAAGTCTGTTGCAAGGTCAGACACACAAATAATAGCAGTGAGTCCTCAAATGGGTCCAGCCTCCATCGAATCTTATTATGATGAGTATTTATGTATTCCTGGTGTACTTGAAGAAATTAAAAAGGGGGAAGAAGAAGGAGTAGATGGATTTGTTATTGCTTGCTGGGGTGATCCTGGTTTACAAGCTGCAAGGGAAGTTACAGATAAACCCGTGGTGGGTATCGCTGAAGCGTCAGTCTATTTAGCTTCAATGCTAGCAGCCAGATTTTCCGTTGTAACAGTCTTACCTAGAATTAAAACGATGTTAGAAGATCTTGTTGATTCTTATGGAGTAAGTAAAAGAGTATTAAACATCAGGACGACTCCGATGTGCGTTTTAGATTTTGAGAGAGATCCTGAAGCTGGGATGGAAATGTTAAGACAAGAGGGAAAAAAGGCGGTTGAAGAAGATAAAGCGGAGGCTATTTTGCTTGGCTGCGCAGGTATGGCTGAATTTGCTGATAATCTTGAAAAAGAATTGGGAGTCCCAGTTATTGATGGAGTAGTAGCAGCAGTTAAATTTGCGGAATCTATTGTCGATTTAGGAAAGAAAACTAGTAAGTTAAAAACATATAAATATCCTGAGAAAAAGACATTTGTTGGTGCGTTAGAGAAATTCGGAAAGAGTCAGTCTACAATTAAGTAG
- a CDS encoding amidohydrolase translates to MHTSYWLKNVLLETAYLQDENGVFSTKTELFHLKIQDGKIIEKHNHSFQIPPGEKTIDGKGFLAIPSFKEMHNHLDKTYLSLDWKACIPVKNLEERLRLEAMELEELASTAKQRASKMIELILSKGSTHIRTHVNIDPYIGLKNLEGIKAALEDYSDKLTYEIVAFPQHGLLKENVISLMKEAMRSGATIVGGLDPAGIDRNIEGSLYEVMNLAAEFNADVDIHLHDGGHVGYYTVDKLTEMVEDAKWQNRVAVSHAFGLGEVSTEQAEAIADKLSHQGMSIMSTIPIARSLPPIPILEQKGVNVYLGCDGFYDSWGPFGNGDVLEKVTRYGELFRKSDEISLSQSLKWATGGITPLNKDGEVAWPLEGDDANLVLVNASCSAETVARTPKREAVIFKGNVVVGNLA, encoded by the coding sequence ATGCATACTTCTTATTGGTTAAAAAACGTTTTGTTAGAAACAGCGTACCTTCAAGATGAAAACGGAGTCTTTTCAACGAAAACGGAGCTATTCCATTTGAAGATTCAAGATGGGAAAATAATAGAAAAGCATAATCATAGCTTTCAGATTCCGCCAGGCGAAAAAACGATTGACGGTAAAGGGTTTTTGGCTATCCCTTCTTTTAAAGAAATGCATAATCATCTAGACAAAACTTATTTATCTCTAGATTGGAAGGCATGTATACCTGTGAAAAATTTAGAAGAACGGTTGCGCCTTGAAGCGATGGAGCTTGAAGAATTAGCTTCTACAGCTAAGCAAAGAGCAAGTAAAATGATCGAGCTTATCTTATCAAAAGGGTCAACACATATTCGTACCCATGTGAATATCGATCCCTATATTGGACTGAAAAACCTCGAAGGGATAAAAGCAGCCCTCGAAGACTATTCAGATAAACTTACTTATGAAATTGTTGCTTTTCCACAACATGGCCTTTTAAAAGAAAATGTCATTTCTCTTATGAAGGAAGCAATGAGATCAGGGGCAACCATCGTTGGTGGACTGGACCCGGCAGGAATTGACCGGAATATTGAAGGGTCCCTATATGAAGTGATGAATCTGGCTGCAGAATTCAATGCAGATGTTGATATTCATTTACATGATGGCGGACATGTTGGTTACTATACAGTCGATAAATTAACTGAAATGGTCGAAGACGCTAAATGGCAAAATCGCGTGGCCGTTAGCCATGCTTTTGGTCTAGGAGAAGTTTCAACAGAACAAGCTGAAGCTATTGCAGATAAATTAAGCCATCAAGGAATGTCGATTATGTCTACTATTCCAATTGCAAGATCTCTGCCTCCAATCCCCATCTTGGAACAAAAGGGAGTCAATGTTTACCTTGGATGTGATGGTTTTTATGATTCATGGGGGCCTTTTGGCAATGGGGATGTATTGGAAAAGGTAACAAGATATGGCGAACTCTTTAGGAAAAGCGATGAAATTTCATTATCTCAGTCACTAAAATGGGCCACTGGCGGAATAACCCCATTAAATAAAGATGGTGAGGTTGCCTGGCCGCTTGAGGGTGACGATGCAAATTTAGTTTTAGTCAATGCATCTTGTTCCGCAGAAACGGTAGCAAGAACCCCTAAACGTGAAGCTGTTATTTTTAAAGGGAATGTAGTTGTTGGGAATCTAGCCTAA
- the solA gene encoding N-methyl-L-tryptophan oxidase, producing the protein MHYDVIVIGAGSMGMAAGYFLSKSGKRTLLIDSFNPPHNKGSHHGDTRIIRHAYGEGEEYVPLALKAQELWHDLENATGKQLFLQTGVLNVGNEKSDFIQNIISSSKRYALPLDVLDSIEVNNRWPGITLPNDFIGCFEPTSGVLKCEECIDAYRELAVLQGASILTNSKVKEIVVHDQKVTVKTEDQTFYSEALVVSAGAWSSSLLSMLDLNLPLKPVRKTFAWFDANEHLYNHRDFPAFAFETSQGLYYGFPSINSSGLKVGRHDGGEEINPDESILGFGEIEEDEADLIQFLNAYMPSKKQLKYGKTCMYTLTPDENFIIDLHPVYPNVAIASGFSGHGFKFSSVVGQILSELIISGKADQNISPFSIKRFKEKFFN; encoded by the coding sequence ATGCATTATGACGTAATTGTCATTGGGGCAGGTTCAATGGGGATGGCAGCAGGTTATTTTTTATCAAAGAGTGGGAAAAGAACTCTATTAATAGATTCTTTTAATCCACCACATAACAAGGGGAGTCACCATGGGGACACTAGAATTATTAGGCATGCTTATGGAGAAGGGGAAGAGTATGTTCCGTTAGCTCTCAAAGCCCAAGAATTATGGCATGACTTAGAGAATGCTACTGGAAAACAATTGTTTCTCCAGACAGGAGTTCTCAACGTTGGTAATGAAAAATCGGATTTCATCCAAAACATCATCTCTAGTTCAAAGAGATATGCGTTACCACTTGATGTTCTAGATTCAATTGAAGTGAATAATCGTTGGCCTGGTATCACTTTACCTAACGATTTCATTGGGTGCTTTGAACCAACATCAGGAGTGCTAAAATGCGAGGAATGCATTGATGCATACAGGGAACTTGCTGTGCTGCAAGGAGCTTCCATCTTAACAAACAGTAAAGTGAAAGAAATAGTAGTTCATGACCAAAAAGTAACGGTCAAGACCGAGGACCAGACTTTTTATTCTGAGGCATTAGTCGTTTCAGCAGGGGCATGGTCAAGCAGTCTCCTTTCCATGTTAGATTTGAACCTCCCTCTTAAACCAGTTAGAAAAACATTTGCTTGGTTCGATGCTAATGAACATTTATATAATCATCGAGATTTTCCCGCTTTTGCATTTGAGACATCTCAAGGCCTTTATTATGGCTTTCCAAGCATCAATAGTTCTGGATTAAAGGTAGGTCGTCATGATGGAGGGGAAGAAATAAATCCAGATGAATCCATACTAGGATTTGGTGAAATAGAGGAAGATGAAGCAGATTTAATACAATTTTTGAATGCCTATATGCCTTCTAAAAAACAGTTGAAGTATGGTAAAACATGTATGTATACACTTACTCCTGATGAAAATTTTATTATTGATTTGCATCCTGTATATCCAAACGTGGCTATTGCATCAGGTTTCTCAGGGCATGGCTTTAAATTTAGCAGTGTTGTTGGTCAGATTTTAAGTGAATTAATTATTTCTGGGAAGGCTGACCAAAACATTTCTCCATTTTCAATCAAACGATTTAAAGAGAAATTCTTTAACTAG
- a CDS encoding ABC transporter permease: protein MSIEVKTEQPMVVTQTVSSPKESILKDFLSILMINKAAMAGAIIILFYIFIAIFAPLLAPYSPYEINLENKLIPPSADHWMGTDDKGRDILSRILYGARLSMGVGFAAVIFGAFFGIIFGLIAGYYGKWIDSIIMRMMDVMLAFPGILLALAIIAALGPSLINVTIAVGAFSVPLFARIVRGSTLEVKRLEYIDAIRSLGASDLTIIFKHVFPNILSPIIVQGTLRLATAILSAAGLSFLGLGAQPPSPEWGTMLSSGRDFLFSAPYIALFPGLAISILVLGFNIFGDGLRDAFDPRMKK, encoded by the coding sequence ATGTCAATTGAAGTAAAAACGGAACAGCCTATGGTTGTCACACAAACTGTAAGTAGTCCAAAGGAATCTATACTAAAAGATTTTCTTTCTATATTAATGATCAATAAAGCAGCAATGGCTGGAGCAATAATTATTCTTTTTTATATTTTTATTGCCATATTCGCACCTTTGCTTGCTCCATACAGTCCTTATGAGATTAATTTAGAAAATAAGTTGATACCTCCATCAGCAGACCATTGGATGGGAACTGATGATAAAGGTAGAGACATTCTAAGCCGAATTTTATATGGGGCAAGGCTTTCAATGGGAGTAGGCTTTGCTGCTGTAATATTTGGGGCATTTTTTGGAATTATTTTTGGACTAATCGCAGGCTATTATGGCAAGTGGATTGACTCCATTATTATGAGAATGATGGATGTAATGCTTGCATTTCCTGGAATTTTGTTAGCGCTTGCCATCATAGCTGCTCTTGGGCCAAGTCTTATTAATGTTACGATTGCTGTCGGGGCATTCTCCGTTCCGCTATTTGCAAGAATTGTTAGAGGATCAACCTTAGAAGTGAAGCGGTTGGAGTATATTGATGCTATCCGTTCTTTAGGTGCAAGTGATTTAACGATTATCTTTAAGCATGTTTTTCCGAATATTCTATCACCTATTATTGTTCAAGGAACGTTACGCCTAGCAACAGCGATTCTTTCAGCAGCCGGACTTTCTTTTCTTGGCCTTGGTGCACAACCGCCTTCACCAGAGTGGGGGACTATGTTAAGCAGCGGCAGGGATTTCTTGTTTTCAGCCCCATATATTGCGTTATTCCCGGGATTAGCTATTTCAATACTAGTATTAGGTTTTAATATTTTTGGTGATGGATTACGAGATGCGTTTGACCCAAGGATGAAAAAATAG
- the ncs1 gene encoding NCS1 family nucleobase:cation symporter — translation MNYDSEKGISLTGKDIMPTTDNQRNISTLGFLVLWIGIAVQLVTFIAAAQLYPALSPTQIIIACILGNLVVALLLTLLGDIGIKYGIPYAVYIRACFGYLGAHIPAVVRAIPAIFWFGFQTWMGAYALNVIMEMLTGYSNLMMLIIVFGAVQIINTAMGIEAITKFEWLASPSILIIGILLQVFIMNQHDLTFSDIFAKSGEGGVSMGFAVVVMMGTYITMALNAPDFTRFLKTNIDKNNPSWWKENKGSFIGHTFGLVGSMLLFTIIGLTSGVATGNWNPIDVMVQTMGQDNPWLLIVCLAFVILAQWSTNISANLLPPGYIIVNFFPRKITFVTGSIIAGVLGLLLQPWNYADYVPQILMVITATLAPIVGIMFTDYYFLRKRQVNVDELYKAEGQYKYWYNVNPAAIIAYIPAGLSVLLFPDYGFVSALLIATVLYYTLMKYWICKVYEQPEITNTNFKVDHHEAKKEA, via the coding sequence ATGAATTATGATTCAGAAAAAGGAATTAGTTTAACTGGTAAGGATATCATGCCTACGACAGACAATCAAAGAAATATTTCCACATTGGGTTTCCTAGTTTTATGGATTGGGATTGCTGTACAACTTGTCACCTTCATTGCAGCAGCACAGCTTTACCCTGCTTTATCACCAACACAAATTATTATTGCTTGTATACTTGGGAATCTTGTTGTCGCTCTTCTCTTAACATTACTTGGAGATATAGGTATTAAATATGGTATTCCGTATGCTGTTTATATCAGAGCCTGTTTCGGTTACCTTGGTGCACATATACCTGCAGTGGTTCGAGCTATTCCCGCTATATTTTGGTTTGGATTCCAAACTTGGATGGGTGCATATGCACTAAATGTCATTATGGAAATGCTAACTGGATATTCAAACCTTATGATGTTAATTATTGTGTTTGGAGCTGTGCAAATCATTAATACGGCCATGGGGATAGAAGCAATAACAAAGTTTGAATGGTTAGCATCCCCTAGTATTTTGATTATCGGAATTCTTTTACAGGTTTTTATCATGAATCAACATGATTTAACGTTCAGTGATATATTTGCTAAAAGTGGTGAAGGTGGCGTATCCATGGGATTTGCTGTTGTAGTCATGATGGGTACTTATATTACGATGGCACTGAATGCCCCGGATTTCACTCGCTTTTTAAAGACTAACATAGATAAAAATAATCCTAGTTGGTGGAAAGAGAATAAGGGGAGCTTTATAGGGCATACATTCGGTCTAGTTGGATCTATGTTATTGTTTACGATAATTGGTTTAACGAGTGGTGTAGCAACTGGAAACTGGAATCCAATTGATGTAATGGTTCAAACGATGGGACAGGATAATCCATGGTTATTAATAGTGTGTTTAGCCTTTGTAATCCTAGCACAGTGGTCTACTAATATAAGTGCCAATTTATTGCCACCAGGATATATTATCGTTAACTTTTTCCCGCGAAAAATAACATTTGTAACAGGATCGATTATTGCAGGTGTTTTAGGATTGCTTCTTCAACCTTGGAATTATGCAGACTATGTTCCTCAAATACTAATGGTCATTACCGCAACTTTAGCACCTATCGTTGGAATTATGTTCACAGACTATTACTTTTTAAGAAAACGTCAGGTTAATGTCGATGAACTATATAAAGCCGAAGGTCAATATAAATATTGGTATAATGTGAATCCTGCTGCAATTATTGCGTATATTCCAGCTGGTCTATCCGTTCTGCTTTTTCCTGATTACGGATTTGTTTCTGCTTTGTTAATTGCAACAGTATTGTACTATACATTGATGAAATATTGGATTTGCAAAGTCTATGAACAGCCAGAAATTACAAATACAAACTTTAAAGTGGATCATCATGAGGCTAAGAAAGAAGCATAA